A genomic stretch from Hydrogenispora ethanolica includes:
- a CDS encoding chemotaxis protein CheC, which yields MAYIAIEQNRDTIGQAVVLPQQELKELFEIAQAGATGAVASLRDFLGTSSDIQLNCLSFLPVSVLLDRIRLYYQDNLGFHLRFSGDISGEIYTLMRERDAFLIIERMLGAKRKSGKPLDRLEVSVLAEMIHIMANSFWRAMSEKTALNWWFSPPARVNDPARSLAYSAKVFNLDQLLIHFEFLIPGSGIRFQYVFLPSQNTFARLLEGLSRIPAPEETLLAPVAAAGTDA from the coding sequence ATGGCCTACATCGCCATCGAGCAAAACCGGGATACCATCGGCCAGGCGGTGGTCCTCCCGCAGCAGGAACTGAAGGAGCTCTTTGAGATTGCGCAGGCCGGCGCCACCGGCGCGGTCGCTTCATTGCGGGATTTTTTGGGCACCAGCTCGGACATTCAGCTGAATTGCCTGTCATTCCTTCCGGTCTCGGTCCTGCTGGACCGGATCCGCCTGTATTACCAGGACAATCTGGGCTTTCATCTCCGTTTCTCCGGCGACATCTCCGGGGAAATTTATACCTTGATGCGCGAGCGGGACGCGTTCCTCATCATCGAACGGATGCTCGGCGCGAAACGCAAGTCCGGCAAGCCCCTGGACCGGCTGGAGGTCTCGGTCCTGGCGGAGATGATCCACATCATGGCCAACTCCTTTTGGCGGGCGATGTCGGAGAAAACCGCCCTCAACTGGTGGTTTTCCCCACCCGCCCGGGTGAATGATCCGGCCCGGTCGCTCGCTTATTCGGCCAAGGTCTTCAATCTGGATCAGCTGTTGATCCATTTCGAATTCCTGATCCCGGGCAGCGGGATCCGTTTCCAATATGTCTTCCTGCCCAGCCAGAATACATTCGCCCGGCTACTGGAGGGACTCAGCCGCATTCCGGCGCCGGAGGAAACGCTCCTGGCCCCGGTCGCCGCCGCCGGAACCGATGCATAA
- a CDS encoding SiaB family protein kinase, translating into MKLLQLQERLRDFGVLISFSGRFSQGIIEELGEAIKEYMEADERPKNDIYNVFAVFIEQTQNIKNYATRKEGCPQFERIVNSGIVCIGKNSQGYVVWAGNLVENRDLPALSARLESIVRLSKEELKKLYKEQLKKELPAESGGAGIGLIEIARKAGAPLEYSIEPIDPEFSFYELKVII; encoded by the coding sequence ATGAAACTGCTCCAACTGCAAGAAAGATTGCGCGATTTCGGAGTGCTGATCAGCTTTTCGGGACGTTTTTCGCAAGGAATCATCGAGGAACTGGGCGAAGCGATCAAAGAATACATGGAGGCCGACGAACGGCCCAAAAACGACATCTATAACGTCTTTGCCGTCTTCATCGAACAGACCCAGAATATCAAGAACTACGCCACCCGCAAGGAAGGCTGCCCCCAATTCGAACGGATCGTCAACTCGGGGATCGTCTGTATCGGTAAGAACAGCCAGGGCTACGTGGTCTGGGCCGGCAATCTGGTGGAGAACCGGGATCTTCCGGCGCTCTCGGCCAGGCTCGAGTCCATCGTCCGGCTGAGCAAGGAGGAGCTGAAAAAGCTCTACAAAGAGCAGCTCAAAAAGGAGCTGCCCGCCGAGAGCGGCGGGGCCGGCATCGGGCTAATCGAGATCGCCCGCAAGGCCGGGGCGCCGCTGGAATACTCCATCGAGCCGATCGATCCCGAATTCTCCTTTTACGAGTTGAAAGTCATCATATAG
- a CDS encoding SpoIIE family protein phosphatase: protein MLKMMRAPRRPAEPGPAELFDNGTWKVVILASAIIGLAVVLTGTLSSIIAERALVQKLKSKDLLYIAESITAKINGRIERAKETALLLARDPGLNQWVAGREQDRRLGEAARTKLADVAENYDYDNSFVVSAVTGHYWDEKGRIIDTMNPEDPDDSWFFATLAAGRPVSIVIDSNNERGSTFVFVNALMGDVARPSGISGVGLDLRDISREFQSYKFGSRSNLWLVDRTGRIYISEDTEHLNRNIGRLLPAGIRRRVLDRSGADGAGGTVLSYRNDAGLLYDLITLPIRSADWKLVFQIPRRESIAIAASIKFHTALAGLIMLVLIVLLFYWVSRKIADPYQRAVRLSKELEAKVAERTRELDEQNRRMKESIEYARIIQESILPSPAELAEHLGEHFLIWRPRDLVSGDFYWVKRLDRGVLLAVGDCAGHGVPGALLTMTVHSILNQIVADRDTAGDPALILAELDRVFEATMRRGDAAPSGAGLDIGLVYLGESEVLFAGARTVLYLRTAAGLQMVKGNPRSIGQLRRSGTSYQNQRLARESGAILYLGSDGLMDQNGGERDLPYGRKRLVALVDEYYSEPLERQGQQIEAELRRYMDGREQRDDITLVGVRL, encoded by the coding sequence ATGCTGAAAATGATGCGCGCCCCCCGGCGCCCTGCCGAGCCGGGTCCGGCGGAACTGTTTGACAACGGCACCTGGAAAGTGGTCATCCTGGCCAGCGCCATCATTGGACTGGCGGTAGTGCTCACCGGGACGCTCAGCTCCATCATTGCCGAGCGTGCGCTGGTGCAAAAGCTGAAATCCAAAGACCTACTGTATATCGCCGAATCGATCACCGCCAAGATCAACGGCCGGATCGAACGCGCCAAGGAGACCGCCTTGCTATTAGCCCGCGACCCGGGGCTCAACCAGTGGGTGGCCGGCCGCGAACAGGACCGGCGGCTGGGCGAGGCGGCCCGGACCAAACTGGCCGACGTGGCCGAGAATTACGACTATGACAATTCCTTTGTGGTCAGCGCGGTCACCGGCCATTACTGGGATGAGAAGGGCCGGATCATCGACACCATGAATCCCGAGGATCCCGACGACTCCTGGTTCTTTGCCACGCTGGCCGCCGGGCGGCCGGTGTCGATTGTGATCGACTCCAATAACGAGCGGGGCAGCACCTTTGTATTTGTCAACGCCTTGATGGGCGATGTCGCCCGGCCGAGCGGCATCAGCGGTGTGGGTCTGGACCTGCGGGACATCAGCCGCGAGTTCCAGAGCTACAAATTCGGCAGCCGGAGTAACCTGTGGCTGGTGGACCGGACCGGCCGGATTTATATCTCCGAGGATACCGAGCACCTGAATCGGAATATCGGGCGGCTGCTGCCGGCGGGGATCCGCCGTCGGGTGCTGGACCGATCCGGCGCGGACGGGGCCGGTGGCACGGTCCTTTCCTACCGTAACGACGCGGGGCTACTCTACGATTTGATCACCCTGCCGATCCGTTCGGCCGACTGGAAGCTGGTCTTTCAGATCCCGCGGCGCGAAAGCATCGCCATCGCCGCTTCGATCAAGTTTCATACCGCTCTGGCCGGTTTGATCATGCTGGTGTTGATCGTACTCCTATTTTACTGGGTGTCGCGGAAGATCGCCGACCCTTATCAGCGGGCGGTCCGGCTCAGTAAGGAGCTGGAGGCCAAGGTGGCCGAGCGTACCCGGGAACTGGACGAGCAGAACCGCCGGATGAAGGAGAGCATCGAATACGCCCGGATCATCCAGGAATCGATCCTGCCCAGCCCGGCCGAGCTGGCGGAGCATTTGGGAGAGCATTTTCTGATCTGGCGCCCCCGCGACCTGGTGAGCGGCGATTTTTACTGGGTCAAGCGGCTAGACCGGGGCGTGCTCCTGGCAGTGGGCGATTGTGCCGGCCATGGAGTGCCCGGCGCGCTATTGACCATGACGGTCCATTCGATCCTGAATCAGATCGTGGCCGACCGCGACACGGCCGGGGATCCCGCCTTGATCCTCGCGGAGTTGGACCGGGTGTTCGAGGCGACAATGCGCCGGGGCGACGCCGCTCCGAGCGGCGCGGGATTGGATATCGGCCTGGTCTACCTGGGTGAAAGCGAAGTATTGTTCGCCGGGGCCAGGACCGTCCTTTACCTCCGCACCGCCGCGGGATTGCAGATGGTGAAGGGCAATCCCCGCAGCATCGGGCAGCTCCGCCGGTCCGGAACTTCCTATCAGAATCAGCGCCTGGCCCGGGAAAGCGGGGCCATTCTCTATTTGGGCAGTGACGGCCTGATGGACCAGAATGGCGGCGAGCGCGATCTGCCTTATGGCAGGAAACGTCTAGTGGCGCTAGTGGATGAGTACTATTCCGAGCCGCTGGAACGGCAGGGGCAACAGATCGAAGCGGAGCTTCGCCGCTATATGGACGGCCGGGAGCAACGGGACGATATCACGCTGGTCGGGGTGAGACTCTAA
- a CDS encoding cell wall hydrolase, with translation MNRNLKTGRLLLIPFLIGGLMLGVWAVQAQPAPSRASGDTELLARVIRAEAEAEPYTGQVAVGAVILNRIQSSKFPKTIAGVVYQPHAFESVSNGQINRTPTPSCRKAARDAISGWDPSGGALFFFNAAKVKGPSYVWTRRIIQRIGKHSFAL, from the coding sequence ATGAATCGCAATCTCAAAACAGGCCGTTTGCTGCTGATCCCGTTTCTGATCGGTGGGCTGATGCTGGGAGTCTGGGCCGTGCAGGCTCAGCCGGCACCTTCCCGGGCAAGCGGCGACACCGAGCTGCTGGCGCGGGTCATCCGGGCCGAGGCCGAAGCCGAGCCCTATACCGGCCAGGTGGCGGTGGGCGCGGTGATCCTGAACCGCATCCAGAGCTCGAAGTTTCCCAAGACCATCGCCGGCGTGGTTTATCAGCCCCATGCCTTTGAGTCGGTTAGCAACGGCCAGATTAACCGGACTCCGACTCCCAGTTGCCGCAAGGCCGCCCGGGACGCGATAAGCGGCTGGGATCCTTCCGGCGGCGCGCTGTTCTTCTTCAACGCGGCCAAAGTGAAAGGCCCTTCCTATGTCTGGACCCGCCGGATCATTCAACGGATCGGCAAGCATTCCTTTGCACTGTAA
- a CDS encoding DUF362 domain-containing protein, whose protein sequence is MSYKISDECIACGACQSECPVEAISEGDVYTIDAGKCIDCGACAGVCPVGAPKPE, encoded by the coding sequence ATGAGTTACAAGATTAGCGACGAGTGTATCGCCTGCGGCGCTTGCCAGTCCGAGTGTCCGGTCGAGGCTATCAGCGAAGGCGATGTTTACACCATTGATGCTGGCAAATGCATTGACTGTGGCGCTTGCGCTGGCGTTTGCCCGGTAGGCGCTCCAAAGCCGGAGTAA
- a CDS encoding radical SAM/SPASM domain-containing protein, whose product MKIHTVYINLGSNCNFNCLYCIQHNAINSEIKANDRFDAIKEFILMNDIKRFLLWGGEPLIYWEVIKELVQYIEFAKPKAKIVIVTNGSLLTEEKVDFFNEHSIGIGLSHDGPVTEISRGKNVLHDKARLDCFMKLKEKSISCVVSALNQDIYSVYEYFDSLFGEYGQSIDINLDWLIDHDQSQLLNEFDFKKLEQTLDRFMQRFREEATKEQPCSREFSYLLQRLRMVQKAVAQPQSLNYPICGVMYDTLNIDLWGNVLLCHNSDTVIGSIYNIAEAEENFLKNYNYNLQDPKCQQCEKFIVCRGGCPLQSIQSKKLTCRINKMIYGKLLTALYEIDREWKGKERRKI is encoded by the coding sequence ATGAAAATACACACAGTCTATATCAACCTGGGAAGCAACTGCAATTTCAATTGCCTGTATTGCATACAACACAATGCGATTAACAGCGAGATAAAAGCGAACGATAGATTTGATGCTATTAAAGAATTCATCTTGATGAACGATATCAAACGTTTTTTGCTTTGGGGCGGTGAACCGTTAATTTATTGGGAAGTCATCAAAGAATTGGTTCAATATATCGAATTTGCGAAACCCAAAGCCAAAATAGTCATTGTAACCAATGGCAGTCTTTTAACTGAAGAAAAAGTTGATTTTTTTAACGAGCATTCCATTGGAATCGGCTTGAGCCATGATGGCCCTGTTACGGAAATTAGTAGGGGAAAAAACGTTCTACACGACAAAGCGAGACTCGATTGTTTCATGAAATTAAAGGAGAAGAGTATTTCTTGTGTTGTTTCTGCGCTGAATCAGGATATTTATAGTGTTTATGAGTACTTTGACTCATTATTTGGAGAGTATGGCCAATCTATCGATATCAATCTTGATTGGTTAATAGATCACGACCAGTCACAACTGCTTAATGAGTTTGACTTCAAGAAGCTTGAGCAAACTCTGGATAGATTTATGCAGCGATTCAGGGAGGAAGCCACAAAAGAACAGCCGTGTTCGCGAGAATTCAGTTATTTGCTGCAACGCCTTAGAATGGTTCAAAAAGCAGTGGCACAACCTCAATCTTTAAACTACCCGATCTGTGGCGTAATGTATGATACTCTTAACATAGATCTTTGGGGTAACGTATTACTTTGTCATAATTCGGATACAGTCATTGGGAGTATTTACAATATCGCCGAAGCAGAAGAAAATTTTTTAAAAAACTATAATTATAACCTACAAGATCCAAAATGCCAACAATGTGAAAAGTTTATTGTTTGCAGGGGCGGCTGTCCGCTACAATCAATACAATCAAAAAAACTGACATGTCGAATTAATAAAATGATTTACGGAAAACTCCTTACTGCTCTATATGAAATTGATAGGGAGTGGAAGGGAAAAGAAAGGAGGAAGATTTAA
- a CDS encoding flagellar motor protein MotB translates to MSKRKRSSAEEESPEGAPEWMTTYSDLVTLLLTFFILLFSMAAIDQQKFIQIANALRNTFVGAGESFDTHTGRDLLALITQNQSLPRQSFQKRPIPIDKALLKIKESIKAQQLEGSIKVIEEKNAITLRVDSVIFFDSGSAEIKDSAKEILNKLGLFLKELDRETLIQGHTDNRPIKTVQFPSNWELSTKRATNIVVYLIEQCQLDPRRLTPAGNSEFKPIAPNDTEAHRAKNRRIDIVVLKE, encoded by the coding sequence TTGAGCAAGCGCAAGCGGAGTTCAGCCGAAGAAGAGTCGCCCGAAGGCGCGCCCGAATGGATGACCACCTATAGCGATCTGGTCACCCTGCTGTTGACCTTCTTTATCCTGCTGTTCTCCATGGCAGCTATCGACCAGCAGAAATTCATACAGATCGCCAATGCGCTGCGCAACACCTTCGTCGGCGCGGGCGAAAGTTTCGATACCCACACGGGTAGAGACCTTTTGGCCCTGATCACCCAGAACCAGTCGCTGCCGCGGCAGTCGTTCCAAAAGCGTCCGATCCCCATCGACAAGGCGCTCCTGAAGATCAAGGAGTCCATCAAGGCGCAGCAATTGGAAGGGTCGATCAAGGTGATCGAGGAGAAGAACGCGATCACGCTTCGGGTGGATTCGGTGATCTTTTTTGACAGCGGCAGCGCCGAGATTAAGGACTCAGCCAAGGAAATCCTGAATAAACTCGGCCTATTCCTGAAGGAGCTGGACCGGGAGACTCTGATCCAAGGGCACACCGACAACCGGCCCATCAAGACCGTACAATTCCCGTCCAATTGGGAGCTTTCCACCAAGCGGGCGACCAATATCGTGGTCTACCTGATCGAGCAATGCCAGCTGGATCCCAGGCGTCTCACGCCGGCCGGCAACTCCGAGTTCAAGCCGATAGCGCCCAATGACACCGAGGCCCATCGCGCCAAGAACCGCCGCATCGACATTGTCGTGTTGAAGGAATGA
- a CDS encoding GatB/YqeY domain-containing protein, whose protein sequence is MTLREKLQDDLKNAMKSKEAVRLSVVRLAKAAMMNAEIARGHQLSDEELIEVLAKEAKQRTDSIPEYEKAGRGDIVESLRQELAILQEYLPAQLSEEEVRQIVTETIAAVGATSKREMGKVMAALMPKVKGKADGKLVNQIVGSILE, encoded by the coding sequence ATGACCCTGAGAGAAAAACTGCAAGACGATTTGAAAAACGCCATGAAGAGCAAGGAGGCGGTCCGGCTCTCCGTCGTGCGGCTGGCCAAGGCGGCGATGATGAACGCGGAGATCGCCCGCGGCCACCAGCTCTCCGACGAGGAACTCATCGAGGTTCTGGCCAAAGAGGCCAAACAGCGCACCGACTCTATCCCCGAATATGAAAAAGCGGGTCGCGGCGACATTGTGGAGAGTCTCCGCCAGGAGCTGGCGATCCTCCAGGAATATCTCCCCGCCCAACTCTCCGAGGAGGAGGTCCGGCAGATCGTGACCGAGACTATCGCCGCAGTCGGCGCCACTTCTAAACGGGAGATGGGCAAAGTAATGGCGGCCCTGATGCCCAAGGTCAAAGGAAAAGCCGACGGCAAGCTGGTCAACCAAATCGTCGGTTCGATCCTGGAATAG
- a CDS encoding peptidoglycan recognition protein family protein — translation MLPIQDLLLSPGPNRPGDLIRPRRIIIHRTGNPGTTALQNRNYFESLNHPPKAGQIYASAHYIVDGTAIVRCIPENERAHHCRGANFDGIGIEACEPLNEAIYRNVLALIVDICRRRGFQPTPDFIQPHSKFEPVNRRFDPYFWGDFRNGKANPGRDLCDPFVFYADLGKAFAAPGGSLS, via the coding sequence ATGCTCCCCATCCAAGACCTGCTTCTCAGCCCGGGCCCGAACCGCCCGGGCGATTTGATCCGTCCCCGGCGGATCATCATCCACCGCACCGGCAATCCGGGGACCACGGCGCTGCAGAACCGGAACTATTTCGAGAGCCTGAACCATCCGCCCAAGGCGGGCCAGATCTATGCCTCGGCCCATTACATCGTCGACGGGACGGCGATCGTCCGCTGCATCCCCGAGAACGAGCGGGCCCATCATTGCCGGGGCGCCAATTTCGACGGCATCGGCATTGAGGCGTGCGAGCCGCTGAATGAGGCGATCTACCGGAATGTGCTGGCCCTGATCGTCGACATCTGCCGGCGGCGCGGCTTTCAGCCGACGCCTGACTTCATCCAGCCCCATTCCAAGTTCGAACCGGTCAACCGGCGCTTTGACCCCTATTTCTGGGGGGATTTCCGGAACGGCAAGGCCAATCCGGGCCGGGATCTCTGCGATCCCTTCGTTTTCTACGCCGACTTGGGCAAGGCCTTCGCGGCCCCGGGTGGGAGCCTGTCATGA
- a CDS encoding DUF1987 domain-containing protein, whose amino-acid sequence MEKLFIEQTKGTPQIDFDPDRNELRIKGQSYPENAFKFYEPVLEWVDQYLTVADGLIMLRIEFSMPYINTSSSKCIMMLIEKLEQAYLHGHKIVVHWYYDPENESSLECAEEFKEDLQLPFEIIPA is encoded by the coding sequence ATGGAAAAGCTCTTTATCGAACAGACCAAAGGCACTCCCCAGATCGACTTCGACCCCGACCGCAACGAGCTGCGGATCAAAGGGCAGTCCTATCCGGAGAACGCTTTCAAATTTTACGAGCCGGTGCTGGAGTGGGTAGATCAGTATCTGACCGTGGCCGACGGGCTGATAATGCTGCGGATTGAGTTCAGCATGCCCTACATCAACACCAGCAGTTCCAAATGCATCATGATGCTCATCGAAAAGCTGGAACAGGCCTACCTGCACGGCCACAAGATCGTTGTCCACTGGTATTACGATCCCGAGAACGAGAGCAGCCTGGAATGCGCCGAGGAGTTTAAGGAAGACTTGCAGCTGCCCTTCGAGATTATTCCTGCCTAA
- a CDS encoding motility protein A, whose product MDIATLIGIFAGLICIGYGLASGGSPRAFWDLPSLFIVLGGGLASTLISYRLGEIAKISKVVANAFTHRQDSVFVTMEFLLHLANKARQEGLLSLEPEIEQMNDAFLKNPLELVIDGDEPESIRDSMLAELDSLKARHAKGQALFKTLGSMFPAWGMIGTLIGLINLLRSLDDPSKIGPAMAVALVTTFYGSILANFICLPIANKLAIKSKEEIQLKEMILEAVLALESGSNPRMIEKKMLNFLSPSQKAEYQKWKERPRPEQSSSAVGDTVAAE is encoded by the coding sequence ATGGACATTGCAACCCTCATCGGCATCTTTGCCGGTCTCATCTGTATCGGGTATGGTCTGGCCAGCGGCGGGAGCCCCCGGGCTTTCTGGGACCTGCCGTCGTTATTCATCGTGCTCGGCGGCGGCCTGGCTTCGACTTTGATCAGCTACCGCCTCGGCGAGATCGCCAAGATCAGCAAAGTCGTCGCCAACGCCTTCACCCATCGCCAGGATTCCGTCTTCGTCACCATGGAGTTCCTGCTCCATCTGGCCAATAAAGCCCGTCAGGAGGGGCTCCTGTCGCTCGAACCCGAAATCGAGCAGATGAACGATGCTTTTCTCAAAAACCCGCTCGAACTAGTCATCGACGGCGACGAGCCCGAATCGATCCGCGACTCCATGCTGGCCGAACTGGACAGCCTGAAAGCCCGGCACGCCAAGGGACAAGCGCTGTTTAAAACGCTCGGCAGCATGTTCCCGGCCTGGGGCATGATTGGAACGCTGATCGGACTGATCAATCTGCTGCGCTCGCTGGACGATCCCTCCAAGATCGGCCCGGCGATGGCCGTGGCCCTCGTCACGACCTTTTACGGCAGCATCCTGGCCAATTTTATCTGCCTGCCCATCGCCAACAAGCTGGCGATCAAGAGCAAAGAGGAGATCCAACTGAAAGAGATGATACTCGAAGCGGTTCTGGCGCTTGAAAGCGGCTCCAACCCCCGGATGATCGAGAAAAAAATGCTGAACTTCCTCTCCCCCTCCCAAAAGGCGGAATACCAGAAGTGGAAAGAGCGGCCCCGGCCGGAGCAGTCCTCTTCCGCGGTCGGCGACACGGTTGCCGCCGAGTAG
- a CDS encoding diguanylate cyclase domain-containing protein, whose translation MRKELRQELFGEELKTLQTALERLRRGEHRETPLFGEYQELALGYQKLLRLTSKIFMISDSQGKELKRREIEFRNILDHASQGFLTFGPDLAVNREFSAECARIFGGKVAGRNILELLAGGDAKHQEQFGAAFAAAFREADPRLGQQRLEQLPSTLRIKDGFIHLKYKFLRRDGEDAPDRIMLILTDITERRKVEDRILFYSFHDNLTSLYNRAYVDSILPELLREAALPLSLIMADLNGLKLVNDVWGHAQGDRLLVAFADLLRRCCRRTDIVSRWGGDEFLVLLPATDAADCARLCDRIGRLCHRAALEPIGLSVALGTATLVTPDESISERFAQAETMMYEHKLASRGRVKRSVITGCVKFLQQHCLEDAGHLDRVKRLALAFAGLLPYDAKTLDRKQLALLATLHDVGKVAVPETILGRSAALTEAEWRIIRNYPKVGFRMANAIGEPAVAQAILAMRERWDGQGYPYGLKQEQIPLGARMVAIVDAFDVITHGRPNREALPPVRAAAELQNGAGSQFDPELVVAFLECLNLLLASLEPPQ comes from the coding sequence ATGAGAAAAGAATTGCGCCAAGAGCTGTTCGGTGAAGAGCTCAAAACACTCCAGACTGCGCTGGAACGGTTACGCCGGGGTGAGCACCGGGAGACGCCGCTTTTCGGAGAGTATCAGGAGCTGGCCTTGGGTTACCAGAAACTGCTCCGGCTGACCAGCAAGATTTTTATGATCAGCGACAGCCAGGGCAAGGAGTTGAAAAGGCGCGAGATTGAATTCAGGAACATTCTGGATCACGCTAGCCAAGGCTTTTTGACCTTCGGCCCCGACCTGGCGGTGAACCGCGAATTCAGCGCCGAGTGCGCCCGGATCTTCGGCGGCAAGGTCGCGGGCCGCAACATCCTGGAGTTGCTCGCCGGAGGCGATGCCAAGCATCAGGAACAGTTCGGCGCGGCTTTCGCGGCGGCGTTCCGGGAAGCTGATCCTCGCCTCGGCCAGCAGCGGCTGGAACAGTTGCCCAGCACGCTCAGGATCAAGGACGGCTTCATCCATCTGAAATACAAGTTTCTCCGCCGTGACGGCGAAGACGCCCCGGACCGGATCATGCTGATCCTCACCGACATCACTGAACGCCGCAAGGTGGAGGACCGGATCCTCTTCTACAGTTTCCACGACAACCTGACCTCGCTCTATAACCGGGCCTATGTCGACAGCATCCTGCCCGAGCTGCTACGGGAGGCGGCCTTGCCGCTCAGCCTGATCATGGCCGACCTGAACGGCTTGAAACTGGTGAACGATGTCTGGGGTCACGCCCAGGGCGACCGGTTGCTGGTGGCCTTCGCCGACCTGCTGCGCCGGTGCTGCCGCCGGACGGACATCGTCTCGCGTTGGGGCGGCGATGAGTTTCTGGTGCTGCTGCCGGCCACCGACGCCGCGGACTGCGCCCGGCTCTGTGACCGGATCGGCCGGCTCTGCCACCGGGCGGCGCTGGAGCCCATCGGCCTGAGCGTCGCCCTAGGAACTGCGACCCTGGTGACGCCGGATGAAAGCATCAGCGAACGGTTCGCGCAAGCCGAAACCATGATGTACGAGCATAAATTGGCCAGCCGCGGCCGGGTGAAGCGGAGCGTCATCACCGGTTGCGTTAAATTCCTGCAGCAGCATTGCTTAGAAGACGCGGGCCACCTCGACCGGGTCAAGCGGTTGGCGCTGGCCTTCGCGGGGCTCCTGCCCTACGATGCCAAGACGTTGGACCGCAAGCAGCTGGCGCTCCTGGCCACGCTGCACGACGTCGGCAAAGTGGCCGTGCCCGAGACCATTCTCGGCCGGTCGGCGGCCTTGACCGAGGCGGAATGGCGGATCATCCGGAACTATCCCAAGGTCGGCTTCAGAATGGCCAACGCCATCGGCGAGCCTGCGGTGGCCCAGGCCATTTTGGCCATGCGAGAACGCTGGGACGGCCAGGGCTATCCTTACGGCCTCAAGCAAGAGCAGATCCCGCTCGGCGCGCGAATGGTGGCCATTGTAGACGCCTTCGACGTCATCACCCACGGCCGGCCCAACCGAGAAGCGTTGCCACCCGTACGCGCCGCCGCCGAGCTGCAAAACGGCGCGGGCAGCCAATTCGACCCCGAACTGGTGGTAGCCTTCCTCGAATGCCTCAACCTGCTGCTGGCTTCCCTGGAGCCGCCACAGTAG
- a CDS encoding endonuclease III domain-containing protein: MGQTDFETIAAKLRGALGSPAELHRVSPLNWCHSPLEVLLATVLTQATNDTNALRAWRNFTARFPEPEMALEVPPEELAEVIRPAGLAAQRAAAIRSILEGVRERFGRFSLDDLADDPAAAWQFLTGLPGVGPKTAACVMLFGMGQPIFPVDTHIHRVAGRLGWAAPSLDPGKMQRLLSEQVPVPLQAELHILLLNLGRRYCRPHQPACASCPLQADCPAAKNFT; the protein is encoded by the coding sequence TTGGGACAAACGGATTTTGAAACGATCGCCGCCAAGCTCCGGGGAGCGCTGGGGAGTCCGGCCGAGCTCCACCGGGTCAGCCCCTTGAATTGGTGTCATTCGCCACTGGAGGTCCTGCTGGCGACGGTACTGACCCAGGCGACGAACGACACTAATGCGCTGCGGGCTTGGCGAAACTTTACGGCGCGTTTTCCCGAACCGGAAATGGCGTTGGAGGTTCCGCCGGAGGAGTTGGCGGAGGTGATTCGCCCGGCGGGACTGGCGGCGCAGCGGGCGGCGGCCATTCGCAGTATTCTGGAAGGAGTGCGGGAGCGATTCGGCCGGTTCTCCCTGGACGATCTGGCGGACGACCCGGCGGCGGCCTGGCAGTTTTTGACCGGGCTGCCGGGAGTGGGGCCGAAGACCGCCGCCTGCGTGATGCTGTTCGGCATGGGACAGCCGATCTTCCCGGTCGACACCCATATCCACCGGGTGGCCGGCCGGCTGGGCTGGGCGGCACCATCCTTGGACCCGGGCAAGATGCAACGGCTGCTGTCGGAACAGGTTCCGGTCCCGCTTCAGGCCGAACTGCACATTTTACTGCTGAATTTGGGCCGTCGCTATTGCCGGCCGCATCAGCCCGCCTGCGCCTCCTGCCCGTTGCAAGCCGATTGCCCGGCGGCTAAAAACTTTACATAA